The following are encoded in a window of Pseudalgibacter alginicilyticus genomic DNA:
- the serC gene encoding 3-phosphoserine/phosphohydroxythreonine transaminase, whose amino-acid sequence MKKHNFSAGPSILPQEVLLKASEAVLDYNGSGLSLIEISHRSKDFVDIMERARALVLELLGLEGKGYKALFLQGGASTQFLMLAMNLLEKRAGYLNTGAWSEKAIKEAKVLDDIYEVASSKNANFNYIPKQYDIPSDYDYFHCTSNNTIFGTQIKSFPKCDIPMVCDMSSDIFSRQLDFSQFGLIYAGAQKNMGPAGTTLVVVKEDILGKVSRNIPTIMDYKKHIGSGSMLNTPPVFAVYTSLLTLEWLKGLGGIAAIEKENEKKARLMYSEIDLNPLFKGFATKEDRSLMNATFTLENENLKDTFETMLKEAGVSGVNGHRSVGGYRASMYNALPIDSVKVLVEVMSELETKA is encoded by the coding sequence ATGAAGAAACATAACTTTAGTGCAGGACCAAGTATTTTACCACAAGAAGTATTACTTAAAGCTTCGGAGGCTGTTTTAGATTATAATGGCAGTGGTTTATCTTTAATTGAAATATCACACAGAAGTAAAGATTTTGTTGATATTATGGAAAGAGCAAGAGCATTAGTTTTAGAATTACTTGGCTTAGAAGGAAAAGGTTATAAAGCATTATTTTTACAAGGTGGAGCAAGTACACAGTTTTTAATGCTTGCCATGAATCTTTTAGAAAAAAGAGCTGGTTACTTAAATACAGGGGCATGGAGTGAAAAAGCCATCAAAGAAGCTAAAGTTTTAGATGATATCTACGAAGTTGCATCATCAAAAAATGCTAACTTTAATTATATCCCAAAACAATATGATATACCTTCTGATTATGATTATTTCCACTGTACATCAAACAATACTATTTTTGGAACACAAATAAAATCATTCCCAAAATGTGATATTCCAATGGTATGTGATATGAGTAGTGATATTTTTTCACGTCAATTAGATTTCTCTCAATTTGGGTTGATTTACGCAGGTGCTCAAAAAAATATGGGTCCAGCAGGAACAACACTTGTAGTTGTTAAAGAAGATATTCTTGGTAAGGTATCTCGCAATATTCCAACCATTATGGATTATAAAAAACACATAGGAAGTGGTAGTATGCTAAATACACCGCCTGTTTTTGCTGTTTATACTTCATTATTAACTTTAGAATGGTTAAAAGGGCTTGGAGGAATTGCTGCTATAGAGAAAGAAAATGAAAAGAAAGCACGCTTGATGTATTCTGAAATTGATTTAAATCCATTATTTAAAGGATTTGCAACTAAAGAAGACCGTTCTTTAATGAATGCTACATTCACTTTGGAAAATGAAAACTTAAAAGATACTTTTGAAACCATGCTTAAAGAAGCAGGCGTTAGTGGTGTTAACGGGCACAGAAGTGTTGGAGGTTATAGAGCTTCTATGTACAATGCCTTACCAATTGATAGCGTAAAAGTACTTGTTGAAGTAATGAGTGAATTAGAAACTAAAGCTTAA